From one Lycium ferocissimum isolate CSIRO_LF1 chromosome 5, AGI_CSIRO_Lferr_CH_V1, whole genome shotgun sequence genomic stretch:
- the LOC132056663 gene encoding small ribosomal subunit protein uS15: protein MGRMHSRGKGISASALPYKRTPPSWLKISAPDVEDNICKFAKKGLTPSQIGVILRDSHGIAQVKSVTGSKILRILKAHGLAPEIPEDLYHLIKKAVAIRKHLERNRKDKDSKFRLILVESRIHRLARYYKKTKKLPPVWKYESTTASTLVA, encoded by the exons ATGGGTCGCATGCACAGTCGTGG TAAGGGTATTTCAGCTTCTGCTCTTCCTTACAAGAGGACTCCTCCCAGTTGGCTCAAGATCTCCGCTCCTGAT GTTGAGGATAACATTTGCAAGTTTGCAAAGAAAGGGTTGACCCCTTCACAGATTGGTGTCATTCTTCGTGACTCACACGGTATTGCGCAAGTCAAGAGTGTCACTGGTAGCAAGATCTTGCGTATCCTCAAAGCTCACG GGCTTGCACCTGAGATTCCAGAGGATCTGTACCACCTGATTAAGAAGGCTGTTGCAATTAGGAAGCATTTGGAGAGGAACAGGAAGGACAAGGATTCTAAATTCCGCTTGATTTTGGTGGAGAGCAGGATCCATCGCCTTGCTCGCTATTACAAGAAAACTAAAAAGCTCCCACCTGTCTGGAAATA CGAATCTACCACTGCCAGCACACTTGTGGCTTAG